CATATATTCTCTGGTTAGTCACCATTTTACTATCTAGTGCTGCACTACTGCGAGCAATGCGGGTGGAATCACAAGAGAAAGATGAGTTAACCAAAAGACAAAAACCAACAGATAGCTTCAATAATTGGAGTATTTATGCAGTAACTTTAACACTGAGTTTATATACATTTTTATGGAGTGGATTTGTAGCAGTTGCTCATGGAATCTATGTAATGACAACTGCTCGATTTAAGTTGACTGAAACCGTTAGAACTTATGTGCTAGCTTCTTTAGTAAGTTTTTTAGCTTTTCTGCCTTGGATGGCTATTGTATTTGCTGACTTTTTCCAGTTTCTGATTTCATCAGATGGAACAAAAATACAGTTATCATTAACCCCTGTAATCCCATTTTTGCTGATGCAGTTAAGCAGGATTTTTATTGATTTTGACTTAAGCTTAGAAAATCCTCTTAGCTATTTAATTTTGTTTATTGTTCTAATTTTGGTCGGATACGCAATGTATTTTATTTGTCAGACAACTAATTACAAAGTATGGATATTTATCCTAGCATTAGTAATAGTGCCTGCACTACCACTAATGCTACCTGATTTAATTTCAGGTAGTATCCGCTCAAATGCTGAACCATATTTAATCCCATCATATTTAGGGATTCAATTGGCTACTGCTTACTTACTAGCTACACAAATATATAATGGGAACTTTTCACGCCGGAGCATTTGGCAAATCATTATGGCGTTGGTGATTATTTGTGGTCTGGTTTCTTATAAGGTAAATTCTCAAGCAGAGACTTGGTGGAATAAGGGTGTCAGCTATAGTAATCCACAAGTTGCCCAAATCATCAATCAGACTACTAGTCCACTTTTTATTAGTGATGCTTTTGGTGATAATTATGGTAATATCTTTTCTCTAAGCTATCTTTTAAAACCAAAAGTGCGTTTTATATTAGTCCAAGACGAAAAAATTCCCAAAATCCCTGATGGTTTTACTGACGTTTTTTTATTCAATCCTTCCTTTAGCTGGCGCACAACGATAGAAAAAAGGTATAAATTGAAAACAGAGATTGTTTATAATGACAACTATTATTCAGTCTGGAAATTAGTTAAATCTGTAAAATCACGACCAATGATAACCAAGTTAACTAAAGAAAACTTAGAACTGTCTTAGGTGTTTTGTTCAAAAGCAACACAGTGTTTATCTATCAATCTTTATCTTATAAATATGAAATATTGTAAACTGCGATCGCCTTTAGCATTATCTATTAGGTAATTTATATAAGAAGCATACTGTCAAGCAAAAATATTAATTTTGAAGAAAAGCTTAAATTAAACTTAGTAATAGCACAAGCAGTTAAATTGTCATTAGCAAAAATTTGAGGGAATCAAAGCAGTGAAATTTCAGCATCTAGCCATTATTGGGATTCTTACTGTTGTAACTATTAGCTGTACAAGAGAGGTAACTTCAAATACCACAGAGACTCAAGAACAAGCTACGACAACCACAGCAAGTCCAGCAGCGGCTTCTGGAACCTTTAAGGCCGGAGAACACGTTACTCAAGGAGCAGTCAGCGTTGTAACTAAAGAAGGGAAACGCTACCTGGAGTTTAATCAAAATTTTAAAACTGCTCAAGGGCCTGATTTATTTGTAATTCTATATCGTACTGATACACCGCCTAAATCTGGTATTAAGGAGAAAGATTATGTCAGTATTGCTCGCTTACAAAAAAACAACGGTTCTCAACGCTACGCCTTGCCTGAGAATGTGAAATTGGCAGACTTTGGCTCTGTAGCTATCTGGTGTCGCAAATTCAATGCCACTTTTGGTTATGCATCTTTGAAAGCATGATATTGAAGAAGAATTCAGAATCAATTAATATTAGATGCAAATTAAACTAACAGTAGTTTAACAGGATGCAACAGATTACAATGGCAGCGTTACTATCACCGTTGTTCCAGCATCCTGCTCACTTTCTAATTGAATATGACCGCCATGTAAATCCACGCACTTTTTAACTATAGAGAGTCCTAGCCCTGTTCCTTGAACTACACCTACATTACTGGCGCGATAGAAAGTTTGAAACAATCGGGCTTGGTCTTTAAGCGGAATGCCTATTCCCCGGTCTCTTACCTGAAAAGTTGCAAGACCATCTTTGCAAATCAAATCAAACCAGATAGTGCTATTTGGCGGAGAATACTTAATAGCATTAGAGAGTAAATTAGTAAAGATGCAATTTAGTAAATCCTCATCCATACAAGCTTGAGCAGATTCTCCTTGAAAGGTAAAGATAATATTGTGCTGACTG
This region of Nostoc sp. UHCC 0302 genomic DNA includes:
- a CDS encoding glycosyltransferase family 39 protein, which codes for MRHLKLTPSWLRFLIVFLLVMSILFRFFNLDSKVFWHDETYTSLRISGYTTIKVKQQIFNGRVITKESFAKFQGFNPENTLNDTIMSLATEDSQHPPLYYLIARFWLQIFGNSVTAIRSLSVFISLLVFPCIYWLCQELFNVPLSLPGIAIALMAISPIHLVYAQEAQPYILWLVTILLSSAALLRAMRVESQEKDELTKRQKPTDSFNNWSIYAVTLTLSLYTFLWSGFVAVAHGIYVMTTARFKLTETVRTYVLASLVSFLAFLPWMAIVFADFFQFLISSDGTKIQLSLTPVIPFLLMQLSRIFIDFDLSLENPLSYLILFIVLILVGYAMYFICQTTNYKVWIFILALVIVPALPLMLPDLISGSIRSNAEPYLIPSYLGIQLATAYLLATQIYNGNFSRRSIWQIIMALVIICGLVSYKVNSQAETWWNKGVSYSNPQVAQIINQTTSPLFISDAFGDNYGNIFSLSYLLKPKVRFILVQDEKIPKIPDGFTDVFLFNPSFSWRTTIEKRYKLKTEIVYNDNYYSVWKLVKSVKSRPMITKLTKENLELS
- a CDS encoding DM13 domain-containing protein; this encodes MKFQHLAIIGILTVVTISCTREVTSNTTETQEQATTTTASPAAASGTFKAGEHVTQGAVSVVTKEGKRYLEFNQNFKTAQGPDLFVILYRTDTPPKSGIKEKDYVSIARLQKNNGSQRYALPENVKLADFGSVAIWCRKFNATFGYASLKA